The genomic interval AACAACCCCCATGGCAAGCCCCATGGTTGCACCCACGACTACTCGGCCTGCCGAAGAAGGGGATGTTGGCGCTTTCCCAGCTTCCTTAGGTGGGGCAGCTGGCGCTTCGGGCACGTTCCCGGTCGATGGTGATGATGCACTCGCTTTTGGAGCATTTGCAGGACCGGTGGCTGCCTTTGGAGCATTTGCAGGGCCGGTGGCTGCCTTTGGAGCATTTGCAGGGCCGGTGGCTGCCTTCTTCTCCATAGGAGCCGGTGCAGGTTTCACCTGCTTTGCCGGAGAGGAAGCAGGCGTCACCTGCTTTGCCGGAGACGAAGCAGATGGCGGTGTGGTGACAGGTGCAGTTGTTTTTCTCGCACCATCAATACCAGATGGGATGATGGGATCGGAGATATGGAGGACTGATACTTTGTCGGAGTCTGTTCCAACCACGTTGATCAAGTAGGACTCGAGGGGAGACCCCGGGGTAGCTGAACCAAAGATAATTTCCCTTATAGGCCTCACCGTGACCTTCACGTACCCATTTTGGTTGGCTGCGAGGCCGGTGGTTTGGAAAAGGGTGGGGACAAGGGAAGTCTTATCAGGAAGGTGGCTGATACTATAAGGGTCATAATAGCCGAGGACGACATGGACGAACATGACATTCTTACGAACGTCGGCCGGTAGGGAGGAAATGGGGGTTATTTCTGAGTTCTTAACAGCAAGAACGGTGACGTTGTCACGGCGGTTGATCTCATCAACAAGGTTAGCTTCTATGAGGTATTTGGTAAATGTAGAATAATCACTAAGTGGATTAAGGATCTCAAGAATATCAGTGGCTGTGacaggagagaggaggaggaggggtaggaggaggaggagtgctTGGGGCTTGGGGGCCATCTTCCAATGGCCTTGGCTTGAGATGCTAATGCTGCGAGGTTGAGATGGGTCTTGGTGGGGAGGGGAAGGAGCTAAGGGGGATATATAGAGGGAGATCAGTTTTTTAGGGTTGCTATTTTTGGACAGGTGTCCCACTAAATTTAGCGGTGTGATGGGTTGCAAAAGAATTTATGACCGTAAGGGGATCTAGTGTTCAAGTTGGGAAGGTCAGGAGACTATTTTGGATGATTGAGAAGCAGTTCTAATTTTGGGAGGGATGTAAATATAGAAGTAAGTTAAGGAGTACGACCTCTTCTTCGTCACAGATCAAAGAATCTATTGAACGATGTGGAGAgggttcctctgaggcacggcTATCAAGTTTGACTTTCTCTTTGCCTGGCTCGAAAGTCAACGGGGCATAGCATATCATAATTCAAACATGGCAGCAAAGTTTGGACCAATTAATTGCATGGATATCACATTTCCCCAAGGCTGCATTCAAAGTAGATTTCCATCATTTAGCAAATTCAATGTCTTATCTAAGTTTGGCAAGTACCTAATTATCATCACATGTGCATGTTGTTCTTTTTTGCTGTAGTCGATCCAAGCTCCAGTTCTTTTGGGAGCTACCTTTCGTGTCTATATATGGTTTAAAAATCTGAGTTTTATTTTAGCAATCCGAGTACTTTTGATATCGATATATTTTTAGGTAAGAGTTATAAGGCACAATATTACCTACAGTCTTCCATATTTGTGTATTAAATCCCCAAATCTTTATATGTCCTCATCAATCTCTACGATCTACTTCATTGTGCATGTTAGTTCTTTCATTATGTTCTTTAACCAAACCACGGTTAAAGATTACTACAGTCGGAAGAGGGCAAAGAAAAACTTGAAGTGAGTTCGAGTGGAGAGAAATTTAGGagttggattttttttccccctctcaGCCTACTCACTTTTCTCACCCTAGCTCCCCACCCACCTTATATCTTTCTGCTTTCCTCTCTCTAAGATAGCAGCCGGGCGAATTTCTTCAGGCATCCAACCCATACTAAATCTTAATAGGATCCATCTAGCAAAACCTTATAGGATTTGAAATGGATTTGAGATTTAAAATTAGAATCCGTTAGGGTTTGGGACGGGTTGGGGATTTTTGCTCCTTAGGTACCCGCAACCCGAATtcaattatttataatatattttattaaattttataaaaatatatttattttgaggGGACTTGATCCCAAGCCTCAAGGATATCTAACCTCTACCTTTATCACTAGGctacaaaaaatatttatatttattaaattttatatttattaataaaaatatttataatatattttattaaattttataaaaatatatttattttgaggGGACTTGATCCCAAGCCTCAAGGATATCTAACATCTACCTTTATTTATACTCATTTTTAGTTGATATtattgccccccccccccccccccccctttttcttttttttaatattttctggATAGGTACTTGAACCAATCGAATAACTGAATCTGAATAAATATTAATCGAGTGGGTTCAGGTACTAGATGGATTTATCATTTTTTGATGGGATGGGTCTAGAAGTtttgattaaatttttaattaggtTTGAGATGAGTTCTGGTAGTAGAATTTTAAATGGGTCGGGTACGGATAGGGCAAAATTTGTGAGTACCCTACCCCCTACCACTcctacctctttctctttctctattttGTAAGAGCATGGCCAAACATATGGAAACTATTGATAAACTAACACTATTAGTGGAATAGTTTAAGAATATTTGATTTAGGCTAAAAAAATCCCAGGGATTTATATGTAAAGAGTTATAGAATTGTAGAtttaatacaaaaatataaaattcagGAGAATTAATATGCAAATATGAAAGTTTGTGGTAGGGTTGTAAATGGGTTGGATTAACCTATGAATCGACCCGGTTTCAACTTGATTAGACCGGTTGTATTTGAGAATATGTGAGTTGGATTGGGTTTCAAAATTGGACCTAATCTAAATTTTGGGTTAGGCCTAGATTTTATACTTTCAACCCAACCTGACTCGACCGATCTGTAGGTCTAATTTGGGTCAACAAAAAATGAATTTGATTGACTCAAATATGATTatttgatccaaaaattcaaattgtataaacTAATTCCTCTTTTTTCCATCTCAAAAGCTACGTCTTCTCTCAAATATTTTAACTTAAACATTTATATTTCATCGTTTGTTTTGGTAGAATCTTTTTTATAAGGTTCAATTATAtcaatatatcaatatatatatatatattaaaaaatataggttGTAAATTTAAGAATGATTAATTCCTCAAatgaaattaaaaacttttgactaaaaattcaagtttaagttgagtcttttaaattttatttaaatttagtAATTTATACTTAATTATCAATTACTATGTTTTAGCATTGAAATAATAGCTAAATGCTCGACTTCAGTTGCAAATTCGATCCAATCTGGTTCCGACCCAAACTAGAACATTTCAGGTTTCTTCCAGGTCATGCTTGACCCTGATCCAACCCAAATATCCCACAGTCTAAAATTCTTTTCATAGATCAAACTTGGCCCATCTGGTTATCTAATGGATTGGTCTAAATCCAAATCATGCCCTGAATATGAAACCAAATTGTGTCGAGGTCAAGCTTACCTCGGCCCAACTCAGCCTTTCTGCAACCCTAGTTTATGGGACTAATATAAAGAGCCTATATCCATGTAGTTTATTATAAGAACCTTAGtttttttcaataaattttctagatttagtttttttttttgaattatgagGAAGACAAAAAGCCTAATCAAAATTTTGTTTAACCACATGAAATCAAATACAGTAAAATAGTTATTGTTGGCGGAAAAATGAATTGCCCCGAAACACGTGAACGCATCGCCAGCACGTGACTGgtggcgcccgacctcaaggctctcgacctggaggcgcccgacctcagggcttccgacctggcgcccgacctcagagaCGCCCGACCAGGCATCCGACCTCGGCATTCTTGACCTCGGAAGCCCGACCTCACCATCCACCCGCTGCGGTCACATCCTTCTACAGCCCAATCGGGGACCATGCCCTGCTACCGCTgttaacaattaatgcgcatggccttcgcagatctccggctcactcaacagttaatgcgcatggcctccgctgatctccggctcactcaacaattaatatgCATACTATCCACGGATCTCAGGCCCTCCACGGCAACCAATTGACCCACTCAACTACGTCTGATAACCCACGATGACTCATTGGCTCTAGCCTGATCTTCCACGgcaatgcattaattcacacgatcgtgcTCAATCATGGCGGTAACTCATTCGtcccgtcacatcacaggtaatcctgtacccctctataaaagaaaaacctCTTCCTCTTAGAGAAAGGTCCGAACTCTGGAAACTTTAGGAGATAATCTCTCTTCCTCTACACAATAGTCCCCTCTGACTTAAACattggagggccggcgccggaaagcccggccaccggcttcttgcaagtCCTCCAGAGGACGCAGCCCACCGACAGACCGCCACTCTTACCGGAGCTCCCCTTTTTCAGCCAGTGGTcgcctccgggtccaatttccagcaacagttggcgctagaggaagggcccgagtcgcggccatgaagctaaggagcAAAGGAGCTTCCAATGTCTCCCGGCGTCCTGCATTAAGTTTCGGATACTCAATCCAGAATTCACCACCAAAACCTCCGACGGACCCAGTCCCCCAAGTCTAACCGGAGCAATTCAATGCTTTGGTACAGCAAGTTCAGGCTTTGGCCACAGTAGTCCAAGGCTTGCAGTGTATGGAGGCTCTCCCTATACCGCCTCCACAGGGTCAGGCCCAGCCAGTTCTCTCTCCAGACGGATCGACGGCCAACAATGGAGAACGGCGCTGCTATCAAGGCTCAACCCGAGCGTCTCCCCGGAAAGAACCGCTAGGGAGGAGCCTAGACAAAAGGCCACAGCCCTCGGAGACGGAATCAGCTCCAGGCGAACCAGCGCCGGAGTAGATCACTGTGGTAGTTCTCCAAGTTGGGGAACTCGATAAGAAGGTCGAGAGGCTCAAGCGACAGATCGAGGCGCTCCACAGCCAGAAGGCAAGGCGCGAGGGTGACTTCGAGTTTTCCACCAGGTCACCTTTGTCCCGCTAGATTGAGGAGTAACCAATCCCACCAcggttcaaaatgccccagATAGAGCCCTACAATGGGACTACCGACTCCCTCGACCATctggagagctatcgggccctcatggcactccaagggtcctcggaggccttGCTCCGCAAGACCTTTCCTGCGACACTCCGAGGAACGGCTCAGCTTTGGTTCTCCAGGCTAAAGCCGAGCACCGTGTCCTCCTTTGAATAGcttggcaggcagttcgccaccaactttgctgccagccgacgtcAGCAGCAAACGTCAGATTTCCTCCTTAATATcaagcaaaaggagggagaacccCTCAAAGACTATCTCAACCGTTTCACACCGTAACCTGGGAAGtccgcgagctcgaccagtcgatagctATGTCAGCGCTAAAGACTGAAGCtcggtcctacagattcctcctCTCTATTGAGAAGAATATCCCCCCGACTTTACTAAAATGCTGACCCGAGCTCGAAAGTAtgcgaaggccgaggaggccATCGCCTCTAGGCGGGGTGCGGCCGAGCAGGCCCCGAAGAAGCAGAAAAAGCGCCGCGAGTAACGCGGCCATTCGGGAAGCCAGTCTCCCTGCCAAGACAAAAACTTCCCTCATTTGAGGAGTCCGTCTCGACAGCGGCCGCAACCCTAGCCGAGGTCCCCACCTCGGCCTCGGGTGCCTCCAAAAAAGTACGTGAATTACACTCCCCTCAATACACCCCGGgcagagatcctcatggagatagaAGAACGAGACTACCTTCGACCCCCACCCCCGATGCGGGAAACGGGAGCTCGGTGCAACCCAAGAAAATAttgtcgcttccaccgagaccacggccatgaTAAGGAGGAGTGCTTCCAGCTCTAAGATGAGATCGAGGCGCTCATTCGCCatggagtactcaaccggtttgtGCAGAACCGGCACGAAGAAAGAAGGCCGGTTGAAAATGCCGCACCGTCTGAAAATCCAAATGACAACAGGTCCATCACCAACACCATCAAAACCATTGTGAGAGGACTGGCCGAAGGAGGCTCGGTTGAAGAGCCAGCCGGGGGAGAAACCCCTCTGAAGCACCCACGTACTTCCGAAgctatctcgttctcggacgaggacttagaagggattgagactccccatgatgacgctgtggtcatctccatgatcttgaataaatttgatgtaaagcgtgtcttgGTTGATAATGAAagttcggcgaatgttttgtattatgATGCCTTCCAAAAAATGGGGATGATAGAAAGCCAGCTCCAGAGAATGAACGCTCCGCTGGTCGGATTCACCGGAGATTCGATCTCGGTTGAGGGCGGGATCAGTTTTCTTGTCACGGTCGAGCTCGCCCCTCGAGAAAGCACAGTGAGGATGGATTTCCTTGTGGTCCGCCTGTCCTTGGCCTACAACACCATTCTTGGACGACCAGTGCTTAACGCCCTCCGAGCTGTGGTCTCGACCTACCACCTGCTCGTGCGGTTTCCCACTGAtcgaggagtaggcgaggttcgTGGAGACCAGTCAATAGCTAAGCAATGCTATATGGCGACCACAAAGCAAAGCAACTGGCTGAAGCACCGAGCCAAGTGGAGCAACCGGCCAAGGTGCCAACCCAAGCATTGGATCAGACGCTGCCCATCGAAACTTTGGAAGTGCGGAACGCCTTTCGGAAAGAACGGGTAGAAcctggtgagcttcttacccagatctccttaaaagaaaattgcccagagctaaccgtgcaggtcggctccggcctgggCTCTCACGAAAGAGACCATCTGATCGAGTTCCTCCGGTCCAATATAGACGTCTTCGCCTGATCGTCCGCGGACATATCGGGGatagaccctgaggtcatggttcaccgaATCCAGGTGAAACCAACCTGCAAACCTGTGAGGCAGAAGAAACGGAGCTCCGTGctggaacgacaacgagcagtgTCCGAGGAGGTTGACAAACTTCTCgaagctggcttcatccgggaggtctcctattcagattggctcgccaacgtggtcctcgtgaagaaagctaacggaaagtggcgcatgtgcgtggactacaccgacttgaacaAGGCCTACCTAAAGGACAGCTTTCCtctccccagcatcgaccagcttgttgactccacctcgggacatcAGTTGCTGACCTTCATAGACGCCTTCTCGAgatataatcaaatccgaatggcgtcagaagatgaggagaagacgaccttcatcaccgacaagggcctttattgctacaaagtgatgtcGTTCGGGTTGAAGAATATCGGAGCAacatatcaaaggctggtcagccagatctttaaaaatcaaataggccgaaacatggaggtctatatggacgacatgctggtgaagagccgaacaGCAGAGCACCATGTAGCTGATCTCGATGAGGCATTCTCTACACTCAGGAAGtatcaaatgaagctcaaccctgcCAAGTGCGTATTCAGAGTCACCTCGGACAAATTTCTCGGCTTCGTAGTAACCCAGCATGGAATCGAAGCAAACCCTGAGAATATCCAAGCGCTACTAGAGATGGTGCCATCAAAgacagtcaaggaggtacaacggctcactGGGCGGGTCGTAGCTCTAGTAAGATTTGTTTTCAGATCAGCCGAGCagtgcctcccattcttcaaaatTCTCAAGCGACCGAAGAACTTTCTATGGTCGGAGGAATGTCAGCAAGCTTTTGAAGAGCTTAGGCGCCTTCTTGCTTCCCCTCCATTACTCACAAAATCCcagcagggtgagctcctctatttgtacctggccgtctccccggtcGCGGTAAGTTCGGTCCTGATCCGAGAAGAGAACAAGCTTCAAAGATGGGTGTATTATACTAGCTGGGTcctgagggatgctgagacccaaTATTCCAAGCCGGAGAAAACAATCTTTGCcctggtcatctcggctcggaggctccgaccctacttccaggcCCATACTGtggccatactgaccgaccagcctatgaagcaaattctGCAACGGTCGGATCGCGCCGGAAGGATTGCAAAATGGGCAGTCGAGCTCGGAGAGTTCGACCTTGAATACCGTCCGAGGCCGACAATCAAAGCCCAAGCGCTCGCTGACTTTATCGTTGAGTGCACTTTGCCGGAAGATCCCGAGCTCGCACACACGCCAACGGAGGAGACCTTGAGGCAACCATGGGTTCTACATGTGGACGGCTCCTCAACCTCGGGGGTAGTGGAGCAGGCCTCATTCTCACTAGCCCAAATGGGGTAGTTGCGGAGCAGGCTCTACGCTTCGAGTTTCTTGCCTCGAACAATGAAGcagagtatgaggctctcattgCCGGGCTCAAATTGGCAAAGGAGCTGAAGGTGGAGgacctgaaggtcttcagtaacttccaactggtcgtgagccaGATTTTGGGAGACTTTGAAGCAAGAGAGCCATCGATGCAgagatatctccaaaaggtgcaagACCTCACGTCCATCTTGGGCTCCTTCAACATCCAGCACATTCCTAGAACAGAGAACATGAGGGCAGACCAATTGTCGAAGCTGGCGACtttccgcatgagcgagctccctAAGGCAACAGTGCTT from Phoenix dactylifera cultivar Barhee BC4 unplaced genomic scaffold, palm_55x_up_171113_PBpolish2nd_filt_p 000519F, whole genome shotgun sequence carries:
- the LOC103717109 gene encoding fasciclin-like arabinogalactan protein 14; the encoded protein is MAPKPQALLLLLPLLLLSPVTATDILEILNPLSDYSTFTKYLIEANLVDEINRRDNVTVLAVKNSEITPISSLPADVRKNVMFVHVVLGYYDPYSISHLPDKTSLVPTLFQTTGLAANQNGYVKVTVRPIREIIFGSATPGSPLESYLINVVGTDSDKVSVLHISDPIIPSGIDGARKTTAPVTTPPSASSPAKQVTPASSPAKQVKPAPAPMEKKAATGPANAPKAATGPANAPKAATGPANAPKASASSPSTGNVPEAPAAPPKEAGKAPTSPSSAGRVVVGATMGLAMGVVLLGVC